Within Actinomycetes bacterium, the genomic segment TTCAAGGAGCGCACGGTCGACAAGACCTACCACGCCCTGGTGCAGGGGCACCCCGACCCGACCCGCGGCACCGTCGACGCCCCGATCGACCGGCACCCGACCCACGACTACAAGTGGGCGGTCGTGGCCGGCGGCCGGGCCAGCATCACGCACTACGAGACGCTCGAGGCGTTCCGCGCGGCCAGCCTGCTGGAGATCCACCTGGAGACCGGTCGCACCCACCAGATCCGGGTGCACATGGCGGCGCTGCGGCACCCCTGCGTGGGCGACCTGACCTATGGCGCGGACCCGGTGCTGGCGGCCCGGCTCGGTCTGACCCGGCAGTGGCTGCACGCCGTCCGGCTGGCCTTCGATCACCCGGCCACCGGGCTGCCGGTCGCGTTCACCTCGGCGTACCCGGCCGACCTGGCCGCGGCGCTGGAGACGCTGCGAGCGGAGTCGTGAGCCGGCTGACCGTCGAGCGGGTCACCGCCCCGGACGACGTCACGGCCGCCCTGGCCGTCCGGCGCGAGGTGTTCGTGGTCGAGCAGGACGTCCCGGTCGACCTGGAGCAGGACGAACGGGACGCGACGGCCGACCACTTCCTGGTGCGGGTCGAGGACCAGCCGGTCGGGGCCGGTCGGCTGGTCGTCGAGCCGCCCGGGTTCGAGGGGGTCGACCCGGGGCTCGGGGAGGTGGCCCACCTGGGGCGGCTGGCCGTCTCCCTCGAGGTACGCGGCACCGGCCTGGGCGCCGTCCTGGTCCGGGCGATCGAGGCGCGGGCCCGCGAGCGCGGCCTGCTGGTGATGTACCTGGGCGCGCAGACCCACGCCGTCGCGTTCTACGAGCGGCTCGGCTATGGCGCGCACGGTGCGGTCTTCGACGACGCCGGCATACCGCACCGGCACATGACCCGGCTGCTGTAGCCCGCCCCGGTCGGCGGTGCCCGGCCAGGGCAGGGAGGATGGGGCCATGACCCAGCCCTGCCCGCGGCCGGCGGCCGCCAGCGGAACGTTCACCCTCGGCGGCGATCTGACGGTCACCCGGCTCGGCTACGGCGCGATGCAGATCACCGGCCCCGGCATCTGGGGACCCCCGGCCGACCCCGAGGGGGCCGTCGCCGTGCTGCGCCGGGCGGTGGAGCTGGGGGTCGACTTCATCGACACCGCCGACTCCTACGGGCCGTTCGTGTCCGAGGAGCTCATCGCCCGGGCGCTGCACCCCTACGACGGGGTGACCATCGCCACCAAGGGCGGGCTGGCCCGCACCGGTCCGGACCAGTGGCACCCGATCGGCCTGCCCGAGTACCTCACCCAGTGTGTGGAGATGAGCCTGCGCCGGCTGCGGGTGGAGACCATCGACCTGTACCAGCTGCACCGGGTCGACAACCGGCTGCCGCTGGAGGACCAGGTCGGGGCGCTGAAGAACCTGCAGGACGCCGGCAAGATTCGCCACATCGGGCTGTCCGAGGTCACCGTGGCGCAGCTCGAGGCGGCCCGGGTGGTGGCGCCGATCGTCTCGGCGCAGAACCTGTACAACCTCGGCCACCGCGCGGCCGAGGACCTGGTGGACCACTGCCAGCGCGAGGGCATCGCGTTCATCCCGTGGTTCCCGTTCGCGAACGGCACGCTGGCCCGCCCCGGCGGCATCCTGGACGCGATGGCGCGCACCACCGGCCACAGCCCCGGCCAGCTGGCCCTGGCCTGGCTGCTGCGCCGCTCGCCGGCCATCCTGCCGATCCCCGGGACCAAGTCGCTGGAGCACCTCGAGGAGAACCTGGCGGCCGCCGGCATCGCGCTGGAGGACCCCCAGTACGACGTCCTCACCGCCCTGGTCTCCCGCGGCTGAGACCTGTCAGGGTGCGGACGAGCTGTCCGTCGTCCTCACCCTGACCGACTCAGGGTGTCGGGGTCGGAGCCTGTCGCCGGGCGGGCTACAGTCGGTTCCGAACTGGCACGGCCGCGCCGCCTTCCCCCGGCTGCCGCAGCCCGCAGCTGGGAGGTCTCGCATCCATGGGTGACTCGTTCGTGCACCTGCACGTGCACACCGAGTACTCCATGCTCGACGGCGCGGCCCGCCTCGACGACCTGTTCGCCGAGACCGCGCGGCTGCAGATGCCCGCCCTGGCCATGACCGACCACGGCAACGTGTACGGCGCCTACGACTTCTGGAAGAAGGCCAAGGCGGCCGGGGTCAAGCCGATCATCGGCATGGAGGGCTACTACGTCCCCATCGGCAGCCGGTTCGACCGGCAGCCGTTCGAGTTCGGCTCCGCCGCGGTGAACGTCGGCGAGGCCGGCACCGAGGGCATGGGCAAGGGCAAGCAGGCGTACACCCACATGACCCTGCTGGCCGAGACCACCCAGGGCATGCACAACCTGTTCCGGCTGTCCAGCCTGGCCAGCCTCGAGGGGTCCTACCGCAAGCCCCGGTTCGACCGTGAGCTGCTGGAGACCTACGGCAAGGGGATCATCGCCACCACCGGCTGCCCCTCCGGCGAGGTCAACCGCTGGCTGCAGGTCGGGCAGTACGACAAGGCACTCGCTGCCGCGGCCAACTACCGCGACATCCTCGGCAGGGACAACTTCTTCGTCGAGGTCATGGACCACGGCCTGGCGATCGAGAAGTCCACCCACGCCGACTTGCTGCGGATCGCAGCCGAGCTCGACCTGCCGCTGCTGGCCACCAACGACCTGCACTACACGCACGCGTCGCACGCCGACGCCCACGAGGCGCTGCTGTGCGTGCAGACCGGCAAGACCCTGGCCGACCCGAACCGGTTCCGGTTCGACGCCCGCGACTTCTACCTCAAGTCCCCGGCCGAGATGCGCGAGGTGTGGCGGGAGCTGCCCGAGGCCTGCGACAACACGCTGCTGGTCGCCGAGCGGTGCGCCATCGAGTTCGCGGAGGGACGCAACCTGATGCCGCGGTTCCCGGTCCCGGCAGGGGAGACCGAGGAGTCCTGGCTGGTCAAGGAGGTCGAGCGGGGGCTGGCCGCCCGGTTCCCCGGCGGCGTCCCCGAGTCGCACCGCAAGCAGGCCGAGTACGAGGTCGGCGTCATCTGCCAGATGGGCTTCCCCGGCTACTTCCTGGTCACCGCCGACCTCGTCCGCTACGCCAAGGAGAACCGGATCCGGGTCGGCCCGGGCCGCGGCTCCGCGGCCGGCGCGCTCATCGCCTACGCGCTGGGCATCACCGAGCTGGACCCGATCAAGCACGGTCTGCTGTTCGAGCGGTTTCTCAACCCCGAGCGCGTGTCCATGCCCGACATCGACATGGACTTTGACGAGCGCCGGCGCGCCGACATGATCCGCTACGCCACCGAGAAGTACGGCGAGGAGCGGGTCGCCCAGATCATCACCTACGGCACGATCAAGGCGAAGGCCGCGGTCAAGGACGCCGCCCGGGTGCTCGGCTACCCCTTCGCCCTCGGCGACCGGATCACCAAGGCGATGCCGCCGGCGGTCATGGGCAAGGACGTCCCGCTGTCCGGGATCTTCGACGAGAGCAACCCCCGGTACGGCGAGGCCGCCGAGTTCCGCCAGCTGTACGAGACCGAGCCGGACGTCGCCAAGGTCGTCGACACCGCGCGCGGCCTGGAGGGCCTGAAGCGGCAGTGGGGCGTGCACGCGGCCGGCGTGATCCTTTGCGCCGAACCGCTGCTCGATGTCATCCCGATCCAGCGCCGCGAGCAGGACGGCGCGATCATCACCCAGTTCGACATGGGGGCCTGCGAGGCGCTCGGACTGCTCAAGATGGACTTCCTGGGCCTGCGCAACCTCACCGTGCTCGACGACTGCCTTGAGCACATCGCGGTCAACCGCGGTGAGACCCTCGTCCTCGAGGAGCTCCCGCTCGACGACCGGCCGACCTACGAGCTGCTGTCCACCGGCGACACCCTCGGGGTGTTCCAGCTGGACGGCGGCCCGATGCGCTCCTTGCTGCGCGCGATGCAGCCGGACAACTTCGAGGACATCTCCGCTGTCCTTGCCCTGTACCGCCCTGGCCCGATGGGCGCGAACGCGCACAACGACTACGCCGACCGCAAGAACGGCCGCAAACCGGTCGTCCCCATCCACCCCGAGCTCGCCGAGCCGCTGGCCGACATCCTGGACGACACCTACGGGCTGATCGTCTACCAGGAGCAGGTCATGGCGATCGCCCAGAAGCTGGCCGGCTACAGCCTCGGCGCCGCCGACCTGCTGCGCCGGGCCATGGGCAAGAAGAAGAAGGCGATTCTCGATAAGGAGTACATCCCGTTCTCCGAGGGGATGCGCGCGAACGGCTACTCCGACGCCGCGATCAAGACGCTGTGGGAGATCCTGGTCCCGTTCTCCGACTACGCGTTCAACAAGGCGCACACGGCCGGCTACGGCCTGGTCTCCTACTGGACGGCGTACCTCAAGGCCAACTACCCGGCCGAGTACATGGCGGGGCTGCTCACCTCCGTCAAGGACGACAAGGACAAAAGCGCGCTGTACCTCGGCGAGTGCCGCCGGATGGGCATCAAGGTGCTGCCCCCCGACGTCAACGAGTCGGACTCCAACTTCACCGCGGTGGGCAGCGACATCCGGTTCGGGCTGTCGGCGATCCGCAACGTGGGCGAGAACGTGGTGGCCTCGATCATCGCCACCCGCAAGGCCAAGGGCCGGTTCGGCGACTTCGCCGACTTCCTGGCCAAGGTCGACGCCAACGCCTGCAACAAGCGGGTGGTCGAGTCCCTGGTCAAGGCCGGCGCCTTCGACTCGCTGGGCCACACCCGGCGCGGCCTGGTCGCCGTCCACATCGAGGCCATCGACGCTGTCCTGGAGACCAAGCGGGCCGAGGCGATCGGCCAGTTCGACCTGTTCGGCGGCGACGACGTGGGCGCCAAGCCGTTCGGCCTGGACCTCACCATCCCGATGGGGGAGTGGGAGAAGTCGGTGCTGCTCGCGCACGAGCGGGACATGCTCGGCCTGTACGTCTCCGACCACCCGCTGTTCGGCTTGGAGCACGTGCTCGCCCAGGCCGCGGACTGCTCGATCGCCGAGATCATGGGCGACGACGACCGCTCGGACGGCGCTCCGGTCACGCTGGCCGGGCTGATCACCGGCCTGCAGCGCAAGGTGACCAAGCGCGGCGACTCCTGGGCGATCGCCACCCTCGAGGACCTCGAGGGCGTCATCGACGTCATGGTCTTCCCGCAGACCTACCAGCTGGTCGCGACCCAGCTGGCCGAGGACGTCGTGGTCGTGGTCCGCGGCCGGCTGGACAAGCGCGAGGACGTCCCGCGGCTGGTGGCCATGGAGGTCACCGTGCCGGACCTCTCCGACGGGCCGCGCGGCCCGGTCGTGATCACGTTGCCGGTGAACCGGTGCGTGCCCCCCGTGGTGGACCGGCTCAAGGAGGTGCTGGCCACCCATCCGGGGGTCACCGAGGTGCACCTGCAGCTGCAGGCCAGCGGCCGCACCACAGTCATGCGCCTCGACGACCGGCTGCGGGTCACTCCGAGCCCGGCCCTGTTCGGCGACCTCAAGGCGCTGCTCGGCCCCGGCAGCATCGCCTGACACCCGGCCATCCCGTGCGGCACGCGGGCGGACCCGGCCGTAGGGTTCCCGGGTGATCACACCCGACGTCGTGCCGGCGGCCCCGCCGCGGGTCGCAGCCGGGCGCGCGCTGCGGGTCCTCGTCGTCCTGGTCGGCGGGCTCACCGCGCTCGGCCTGCCCGTCGGGGTGCTGTGGTGGCTGGTCGCGCCGGTCGCCCAGCTGCGGATCCAGAAGGACGGCGGCTTCTTCGTCGACCCGCAGCCGCAGCAGTTCATCGCCTCCGACGCGTGGTTCGTCCTGCTCACCGGGGCGGTCGGCCTGGCGGCCGGGCTGCTCACCTGGTGGCTGGCCCGCAGCAGCGGCTACTCGGCCGTCCTGGGCCTCGCCCTCGGTGGCACGGCGGGGGCCGCGCTCGGCTGGGGCGTCGGTTCCTGGCTGGGCCGGGTCGACCTGGCCGCGGCCGCCAAGCTGCCGGTCGGCTCGCTCGTCGACGTCCCGTTGCGGCTGGGCATGCACGGCGCCCTGGTCGTCGAGCCGCTGCTCGCCCTGCTCGCCTGGGTGGTCCCGGACCTGCTGTTCCCGTCCGGGCCGGTCAGCCGGGCCGACCGATCGGAGCCACCGTCGCTCGGGTGAACCGCACCAGGTCCGCGGGCGCCAGCTCGATGTCCAGCCCCCGGCGTCCCCCGGAGACGAACACGGTCGGGAACCCCGATGCCGTGGCGTCCACGACCGTGGGCAGCGCCTTGCGCTGGCCGACCGGGCTGATTCCGCCCACCACGTAGCCGGTGACCCGCTCGGCGTCCTTCGGGTCGGCCATCTCGGCCCGCTTGCCGCCGGCCGCCGCGGCCAGCGACTTGAGGTCCAGCTGGCCGCTCACCGGGACGACGGCCACGGTCAGCGCGCCGTCCACCCGGGCCAGCAGGGTCTTGAACACCCGCGCGGGGGTCACCTCGAGCGCGGCGGCCGCCTCGAGCCCGTACGACCCGGCCGCCGGGTCGTGGGCGTAGGCGTGCTCGGTGAAGGGCACCTTGGCCCGGGTCAGGGCCACCGTCGCGGGAGTTCCGGCCACGGTCGCC encodes:
- a CDS encoding pseudouridine synthase, with protein sequence FKERTVDKTYHALVQGHPDPTRGTVDAPIDRHPTHDYKWAVVAGGRASITHYETLEAFRAASLLEIHLETGRTHQIRVHMAALRHPCVGDLTYGADPVLAARLGLTRQWLHAVRLAFDHPATGLPVAFTSAYPADLAAALETLRAES
- a CDS encoding GNAT family N-acetyltransferase — protein: MSRLTVERVTAPDDVTAALAVRREVFVVEQDVPVDLEQDERDATADHFLVRVEDQPVGAGRLVVEPPGFEGVDPGLGEVAHLGRLAVSLEVRGTGLGAVLVRAIEARARERGLLVMYLGAQTHAVAFYERLGYGAHGAVFDDAGIPHRHMTRLL
- a CDS encoding aldo/keto reductase encodes the protein MTQPCPRPAAASGTFTLGGDLTVTRLGYGAMQITGPGIWGPPADPEGAVAVLRRAVELGVDFIDTADSYGPFVSEELIARALHPYDGVTIATKGGLARTGPDQWHPIGLPEYLTQCVEMSLRRLRVETIDLYQLHRVDNRLPLEDQVGALKNLQDAGKIRHIGLSEVTVAQLEAARVVAPIVSAQNLYNLGHRAAEDLVDHCQREGIAFIPWFPFANGTLARPGGILDAMARTTGHSPGQLALAWLLRRSPAILPIPGTKSLEHLEENLAAAGIALEDPQYDVLTALVSRG
- the dnaE gene encoding DNA polymerase III subunit alpha; its protein translation is MGDSFVHLHVHTEYSMLDGAARLDDLFAETARLQMPALAMTDHGNVYGAYDFWKKAKAAGVKPIIGMEGYYVPIGSRFDRQPFEFGSAAVNVGEAGTEGMGKGKQAYTHMTLLAETTQGMHNLFRLSSLASLEGSYRKPRFDRELLETYGKGIIATTGCPSGEVNRWLQVGQYDKALAAAANYRDILGRDNFFVEVMDHGLAIEKSTHADLLRIAAELDLPLLATNDLHYTHASHADAHEALLCVQTGKTLADPNRFRFDARDFYLKSPAEMREVWRELPEACDNTLLVAERCAIEFAEGRNLMPRFPVPAGETEESWLVKEVERGLAARFPGGVPESHRKQAEYEVGVICQMGFPGYFLVTADLVRYAKENRIRVGPGRGSAAGALIAYALGITELDPIKHGLLFERFLNPERVSMPDIDMDFDERRRADMIRYATEKYGEERVAQIITYGTIKAKAAVKDAARVLGYPFALGDRITKAMPPAVMGKDVPLSGIFDESNPRYGEAAEFRQLYETEPDVAKVVDTARGLEGLKRQWGVHAAGVILCAEPLLDVIPIQRREQDGAIITQFDMGACEALGLLKMDFLGLRNLTVLDDCLEHIAVNRGETLVLEELPLDDRPTYELLSTGDTLGVFQLDGGPMRSLLRAMQPDNFEDISAVLALYRPGPMGANAHNDYADRKNGRKPVVPIHPELAEPLADILDDTYGLIVYQEQVMAIAQKLAGYSLGAADLLRRAMGKKKKAILDKEYIPFSEGMRANGYSDAAIKTLWEILVPFSDYAFNKAHTAGYGLVSYWTAYLKANYPAEYMAGLLTSVKDDKDKSALYLGECRRMGIKVLPPDVNESDSNFTAVGSDIRFGLSAIRNVGENVVASIIATRKAKGRFGDFADFLAKVDANACNKRVVESLVKAGAFDSLGHTRRGLVAVHIEAIDAVLETKRAEAIGQFDLFGGDDVGAKPFGLDLTIPMGEWEKSVLLAHERDMLGLYVSDHPLFGLEHVLAQAADCSIAEIMGDDDRSDGAPVTLAGLITGLQRKVTKRGDSWAIATLEDLEGVIDVMVFPQTYQLVATQLAEDVVVVVRGRLDKREDVPRLVAMEVTVPDLSDGPRGPVVITLPVNRCVPPVVDRLKEVLATHPGVTEVHLQLQASGRTTVMRLDDRLRVTPSPALFGDLKALLGPGSIA
- the ybaK gene encoding Cys-tRNA(Pro) deacylase, translated to MAGTPATVALTRAKVPFTEHAYAHDPAAGSYGLEAAAALEVTPARVFKTLLARVDGALTVAVVPVSGQLDLKSLAAAAGGKRAEMADPKDAERVTGYVVGGISPVGQRKALPTVVDATASGFPTVFVSGGRRGLDIELAPADLVRFTRATVAPIGRPG